Proteins encoded within one genomic window of uncultured Sphingopyxis sp.:
- a CDS encoding acetyl-CoA C-acetyltransferase, giving the protein MATAYIVDAVRTAGGRRGGRLAGTHPVDLGAAVFDAIADRNDFDTSKIDDVITGCVSQGGQQTMDVGRNAVLASKLPDSIPAVTIDRQCGSSQQAIQFAAQAVMSGTQDIVLASGIESMTRVPMGSVATLFMKEGLGNYKSPRLEEKYPGIMFSQFMGAEMIVKKHGFTKDDLDAFALESHRRAKAATEASLFDREIVPVEIETAEGKQWHKIDEGIRFDATLESIAGVKLLQEGGTITAATSSQICDGSSAVLVCSEQALKDHGLTPRARIHHVSVTAGDPVIMLEEPLFATERALKKAGMKIEDIDAYEVNEAFAPVPLAWLKYLGADPARLNQHGGAIALGHPLGASGAKLMATLLGVLDATGGKYGLQTMCEGGGQANVTIVERL; this is encoded by the coding sequence ATGGCTACAGCCTATATCGTCGATGCCGTCCGCACTGCCGGCGGCCGCCGCGGCGGCCGGCTCGCGGGCACGCACCCCGTCGACCTCGGCGCCGCGGTGTTCGACGCGATTGCCGACCGCAATGATTTCGACACCTCGAAGATCGACGACGTCATCACCGGCTGCGTGTCGCAGGGCGGCCAGCAGACGATGGACGTCGGCCGCAACGCGGTGCTCGCCTCGAAGCTCCCCGACTCGATCCCCGCCGTCACCATCGACCGCCAGTGCGGTTCGTCGCAGCAGGCGATCCAGTTCGCGGCGCAGGCGGTGATGTCGGGCACGCAGGACATCGTGCTCGCAAGCGGCATCGAAAGCATGACGCGCGTGCCGATGGGCAGCGTCGCGACGCTGTTCATGAAGGAGGGGCTCGGCAATTATAAATCGCCGCGGCTCGAGGAAAAATATCCCGGCATCATGTTCAGCCAGTTCATGGGCGCCGAGATGATCGTCAAGAAGCACGGCTTCACCAAGGACGATCTCGACGCCTTCGCGCTCGAAAGCCATCGCCGCGCCAAGGCGGCGACCGAGGCCAGCCTATTCGATCGCGAGATCGTGCCGGTCGAGATCGAGACGGCCGAGGGCAAGCAATGGCACAAGATCGACGAAGGCATCCGCTTCGACGCGACGCTGGAAAGCATCGCGGGGGTGAAGCTGCTCCAGGAAGGCGGCACGATCACCGCCGCGACCTCGAGCCAGATCTGCGACGGATCGTCGGCGGTGCTCGTCTGCTCCGAACAGGCGCTGAAGGACCACGGCCTGACCCCGCGCGCGCGCATCCACCATGTGTCGGTCACCGCGGGCGACCCGGTGATCATGCTCGAAGAGCCTTTGTTCGCGACCGAACGCGCGCTCAAGAAAGCGGGCATGAAGATCGAGGACATCGACGCTTACGAGGTCAACGAGGCGTTCGCGCCGGTGCCGCTCGCCTGGCTCAAGTATCTCGGCGCCGATCCGGCGCGGCTCAACCAGCATGGCGGCGCGATCGCGCTCGGCCACCCGCTCGGCGCCAGCGGCGCGAAGCTGATGGCGACCCTGCTCGGCGTGCTCGACGCGACGGGCGGCAAATATGGCCTCCAGACGATGTGCGAAGGCGGCGGCCAGGCGAATGTGACCATCGTCGAGCGGCTGTAA
- a CDS encoding acyl-CoA dehydrogenase family protein, which produces MSLDSLSRTAYNEDHEAFRATVRQFLEKEVAPNAAQWAEDKIVPKSIWPKAGEIGMLCPTVPEEYGGLGLDFGYNAIVDEESAYYGRATTGFSLQSDIVTSYIVKYGSEEQKKHWLPRMVSGETITAIAMTEPATGSDLQGMRTTAKKDGNHYVINGSKTFITNGQNADLILVCVKTDTEVEPAWKGVSIVLVEADREGFQRGRNLDKIGQDEADTSELFFNDVRVPITNCLGEEGQGFIYLMSELPQERLSIAVSAQASAQRAFDDTVEYTRERKAFGKPILDFQNSRFVLADLKAKLQVGWAHLDWALARHMKKELTPEEGAAAKLWHTDLQWEVMDKCLQLFGGSGYMNEYPIARAWRAARVTRIFGGTNEIMKELIGRKL; this is translated from the coding sequence ATGTCGCTCGATAGTCTCTCGCGCACCGCCTATAACGAGGATCATGAGGCGTTCCGCGCGACGGTGCGCCAGTTCCTCGAAAAGGAAGTCGCGCCCAACGCAGCGCAATGGGCCGAGGACAAGATCGTCCCCAAGTCGATCTGGCCCAAGGCGGGCGAGATCGGCATGCTCTGCCCGACGGTCCCCGAGGAATATGGCGGGCTCGGCCTCGACTTCGGCTATAATGCGATCGTCGACGAGGAAAGCGCCTATTATGGCCGCGCGACCACCGGCTTCTCGCTCCAGTCGGACATCGTCACCAGCTACATCGTCAAATATGGCAGCGAGGAGCAGAAGAAGCACTGGCTGCCCAGGATGGTGTCGGGCGAGACGATCACCGCGATCGCGATGACCGAACCGGCCACGGGCTCGGACCTTCAGGGGATGCGCACGACCGCGAAAAAGGACGGCAATCATTATGTCATCAACGGGTCGAAGACCTTCATCACCAACGGCCAGAACGCCGACCTGATCCTCGTCTGCGTCAAGACCGACACCGAGGTCGAGCCGGCGTGGAAGGGCGTCTCGATCGTGCTCGTCGAGGCCGACCGCGAAGGCTTCCAGCGCGGGCGCAACCTCGACAAGATCGGGCAGGACGAGGCCGACACGTCGGAGCTTTTCTTCAACGACGTCCGCGTGCCGATCACCAACTGCCTCGGCGAAGAGGGGCAGGGCTTCATCTATCTGATGAGCGAGCTTCCCCAGGAGCGGCTGTCGATCGCTGTCAGCGCGCAGGCCTCGGCGCAGCGCGCCTTCGACGACACGGTCGAATATACGCGCGAGCGCAAGGCGTTCGGCAAACCGATCCTCGATTTCCAGAACAGCCGCTTCGTGCTCGCCGATTTGAAGGCCAAGCTGCAGGTCGGCTGGGCGCATCTCGATTGGGCGCTCGCGCGCCACATGAAGAAGGAACTGACCCCCGAGGAGGGCGCCGCGGCGAAGCTGTGGCACACCGACCTCCAGTGGGAGGTGATGGACAAGTGCCTCCAGCTGTTCGGCGGATCGGGCTATATGAACGAATATCCGATCGCCCGCGCCTGGCGCGCGGCACGCGTGACGCGCATCTTCGGCGGCACCAACGAGATCATGAAGGAACTGATCGGGCGGAAATTGTAA
- a CDS encoding SMP-30/gluconolactonase/LRE family protein, which translates to MVQLLLDAGALLGESPVWHAAEARLYWVDIEGRKIHRTDPATGADEVMELTEQVGCIAPRVGGGLVAALENGCALIDQWGGAPRAFGPAVLADKPEQRFNDGRVDARGRLWVGSLTRDKANPAATLYRLDPDGSLTEILHGLTTSNGAAFSPDGATFYHADTPSHAIRAYDVDMTAGTLAGGRVFHQFAFGHGRPDGAAVDAEGCYWSALWDGWRVVRFSPAGELIQTVELPVQHPTMIAFGGPDLKTAFVTSAGKNLTDEERKAQPHAGGVFTFRVDVPGLVQPMFGG; encoded by the coding sequence ATGGTCCAACTGCTCCTCGACGCCGGCGCCTTGCTCGGCGAATCGCCCGTCTGGCACGCCGCCGAAGCCCGCCTCTATTGGGTCGATATAGAGGGCCGCAAAATCCATCGCACCGACCCGGCGACGGGCGCCGACGAAGTGATGGAACTCACCGAACAGGTCGGCTGCATCGCGCCGCGCGTGGGGGGCGGCCTTGTCGCCGCGCTCGAAAATGGCTGCGCGCTGATCGACCAATGGGGCGGCGCGCCGCGCGCCTTCGGCCCGGCGGTGCTCGCGGACAAGCCCGAGCAGCGTTTCAACGACGGGCGCGTCGATGCGCGCGGCCGGCTCTGGGTGGGCAGCCTGACGCGCGACAAGGCCAACCCCGCGGCGACGCTCTACCGGCTCGACCCCGACGGGTCGCTGACCGAAATCCTGCATGGGCTGACGACGAGCAACGGCGCGGCGTTCAGCCCCGACGGCGCCACCTTTTATCACGCCGACACGCCAAGCCACGCGATCCGCGCCTATGACGTCGATATGACCGCCGGGACGCTGGCGGGCGGCCGCGTCTTTCACCAGTTCGCGTTCGGCCATGGCCGCCCCGACGGCGCCGCGGTCGACGCCGAAGGTTGTTATTGGTCGGCGCTGTGGGACGGCTGGCGCGTCGTGCGCTTCTCGCCCGCGGGCGAGCTGATCCAGACGGTCGAGCTGCCGGTGCAGCACCCGACGATGATCGCGTTCGGCGGGCCGGATTTGAAGACGGCGTTCGTCACCAGCGCGGGCAAGAATCTGACCGATGAGGAGCGCAAGGCGCAGCCGCATGCGGGCGGGGTGTTCACTTTCCGTGTGGATGTGCCGGGGCTGGTTCAGCCGATGTTTGGGGGTTGA
- a CDS encoding M3 family metallopeptidase: protein MSTATAAEPTAAAQPAASASAGTNPLLAPWTGPYEGVPPWDKLDPELFPDAFTKGMAETKAQVQAVIDNPEAPTFENTHVPMMLAGDTMERLFALWGVQTSNKSSDRVEDIDAEWSPKLTKFYTELFLDPGLFARYKAVYEKRHSSGLDAQQIRIVERSYDEMVRDGANLSPADKAKLVEMNSKLEGLFSAFSSKLLGDEKLYTFVTDKAELAGLEPGFVASLAAAAEANGKPGQWAIKNTRSSAQPVLQNATNRALREKVWKAFVNRGDNGDANDTNATIAEILKLRQQRAELLGFPTHAHYRMADTMAKTPEAAMGLMMKVWPAAVARVKEEVADMQAIADAEAKANKTPKITIEPWDYRFYAEKVRKAKYDLDESEVKPYLQLDKLTQGMFWAAGQLYDLGFKENTGTIPVFDPKVRTFEVYNLKTNENVGVFYLDNFARDGKRSGAWMTTYRSQQTLGGERNVLASNNNNFTEAAKGEPTLISLDDAQTLFHEFGHAIHYLLQQVHYPALAGVPRDFVEYPSQVNENWLMTPEVLSKYATHYKTGEPMPQALVDKILASDKFNQGFTTVEYLASAIVDMKLHDRKTPPTDVDKFERETLAEIGMPKEIVMRHRLPQFGHLFSSDAYSAGYYSYLWSETMDADTWAAFTEAGGPWDRTVADKFRTILLMTGNETDRAEAYRAFRGRDPDVKALLAKRGFPTE from the coding sequence ATGAGCACCGCAACCGCCGCCGAACCCACCGCCGCCGCGCAGCCGGCCGCCTCCGCCTCCGCGGGCACGAACCCGCTGCTTGCACCCTGGACCGGCCCCTATGAAGGGGTGCCGCCGTGGGACAAGCTCGACCCCGAACTCTTCCCCGACGCCTTCACCAAGGGCATGGCCGAGACCAAGGCGCAGGTGCAGGCTGTGATCGACAATCCCGAGGCGCCGACCTTCGAGAATACGCATGTGCCGATGATGCTGGCGGGCGACACGATGGAGCGCCTCTTCGCGCTGTGGGGCGTGCAGACGTCGAACAAGTCGAGCGACCGCGTCGAGGACATCGACGCCGAATGGAGCCCCAAGCTCACCAAATTCTACACCGAGCTGTTCCTCGATCCGGGGCTCTTCGCGCGCTACAAGGCGGTTTACGAGAAGCGCCATTCGAGCGGGCTCGACGCGCAGCAGATCCGCATCGTCGAGCGCAGCTATGACGAGATGGTGCGCGACGGCGCCAACCTGTCGCCCGCCGACAAGGCGAAGCTGGTCGAGATGAACTCGAAGCTCGAAGGCCTGTTCTCGGCCTTCTCGTCGAAGCTGCTCGGCGACGAGAAGCTCTATACTTTCGTCACCGACAAGGCCGAGCTCGCGGGGCTCGAACCCGGCTTCGTCGCTTCGCTCGCCGCCGCCGCCGAAGCCAATGGCAAGCCCGGCCAGTGGGCGATCAAGAATACGCGCTCGTCGGCGCAGCCGGTGCTCCAGAATGCGACCAACCGCGCACTTCGCGAAAAGGTCTGGAAGGCCTTCGTGAACCGCGGCGACAATGGCGACGCGAACGATACCAATGCGACGATCGCCGAAATATTGAAGCTGCGCCAGCAGCGTGCCGAACTGCTCGGCTTCCCGACCCACGCGCATTACCGCATGGCCGACACGATGGCGAAGACCCCCGAGGCCGCGATGGGGCTGATGATGAAGGTCTGGCCCGCCGCCGTCGCGCGGGTGAAGGAAGAGGTCGCCGACATGCAGGCGATCGCCGATGCCGAGGCGAAGGCGAACAAGACGCCGAAGATCACGATCGAGCCGTGGGATTACCGCTTCTATGCCGAAAAGGTCCGCAAGGCGAAATACGACCTCGATGAAAGCGAAGTGAAGCCTTACCTCCAGCTCGACAAGCTGACCCAGGGCATGTTCTGGGCGGCGGGGCAGCTTTATGACCTCGGCTTCAAGGAAAATACCGGCACGATCCCGGTGTTCGACCCCAAGGTCCGCACCTTCGAGGTCTATAACCTCAAGACGAACGAGAATGTCGGGGTCTTCTACCTCGACAATTTCGCCCGCGACGGCAAACGCTCGGGCGCGTGGATGACCACCTATCGCAGCCAGCAGACGCTGGGCGGCGAACGCAATGTGCTCGCGTCGAACAACAATAATTTCACCGAAGCGGCAAAGGGCGAGCCGACGCTGATCAGTCTCGACGATGCGCAGACCCTGTTTCACGAATTCGGCCACGCGATCCATTACCTGCTCCAGCAGGTCCATTATCCGGCGCTCGCCGGCGTGCCGCGCGACTTCGTCGAATATCCGAGCCAGGTGAACGAAAATTGGCTGATGACCCCCGAAGTGCTGTCGAAATATGCGACGCACTACAAGACGGGCGAACCGATGCCGCAGGCGCTGGTCGACAAGATCCTCGCCTCCGACAAGTTCAACCAGGGTTTCACCACGGTCGAATATCTGGCGAGCGCGATCGTCGACATGAAGCTGCACGACCGCAAGACCCCGCCGACCGATGTCGACAAGTTCGAGCGCGAGACGCTCGCCGAAATCGGCATGCCGAAGGAAATCGTGATGCGGCACCGCCTGCCGCAGTTCGGCCATCTGTTCAGCTCGGACGCCTATTCGGCGGGCTATTATAGCTATCTGTGGTCCGAAACGATGGACGCCGACACCTGGGCGGCCTTCACCGAAGCCGGCGGTCCGTGGGATCGGACGGTGGCCGACAAATTCCGCACGATCCTGTTGATGACGGGCAACGAGACCGACCGCGCCGAGGCCTATCGCGCCTTCCGCGGCCGCGACCCCGATGTGAAGGCACTGCTGGCAAAGCGCGGTTTCCCGACCGAATAA
- a CDS encoding SDR family oxidoreductase → MSSLKGKTAVITGGNSGIGLATAKLFAREGAEVVITGRRGQVVDDAVREIGAGAVGFPGDSADPAHHRALAGFVRERFGGADIYVANAGVITITASSDVTEAEYDQQFAINARGTFFGVQSMAPVLRDGGAIICVGSLASDKVLDGHPVYAGTKAAIGAFARSWALEFKDRGIRVNMLSPGPTDTAIVEKLGVPPEERAGFEAMMAGAIPLGRFARPEELAQAALFLASDAGSFVTGINLRVDGGMALL, encoded by the coding sequence ATGTCGAGTCTGAAGGGAAAGACCGCCGTCATCACCGGCGGCAACAGCGGCATCGGCCTCGCGACCGCGAAGCTTTTTGCGCGCGAAGGCGCCGAGGTGGTGATCACCGGCCGGCGGGGGCAAGTCGTCGATGATGCGGTGCGCGAAATCGGCGCCGGAGCGGTCGGCTTTCCAGGCGATTCCGCCGATCCCGCGCACCATCGCGCGCTCGCCGGCTTCGTCCGCGAACGCTTCGGCGGCGCCGACATCTATGTCGCGAACGCCGGCGTCATCACGATCACCGCTTCGTCCGACGTCACCGAGGCCGAATATGACCAGCAGTTCGCGATTAACGCGCGCGGCACCTTTTTCGGGGTGCAGAGCATGGCGCCGGTGCTGCGCGACGGCGGCGCGATCATCTGCGTCGGTTCGCTCGCGAGCGACAAGGTGCTTGACGGCCACCCCGTCTATGCCGGGACCAAAGCGGCGATCGGCGCCTTCGCGCGCAGCTGGGCGCTCGAATTCAAGGATCGCGGCATCCGCGTCAACATGCTGAGCCCCGGTCCTACCGACACCGCAATCGTCGAAAAGCTCGGCGTGCCGCCCGAAGAGCGCGCGGGGTTCGAGGCGATGATGGCGGGCGCGATCCCGCTCGGCCGCTTCGCCCGTCCCGAAGAGCTGGCGCAGGCCGCGCTCTTTCTCGCGTCGGATGCGGGGAGCTTCGTCACCGGCATCAACCTGCGCGTCGATGGCGGCATGGCGCTGCTCTGA
- a CDS encoding LysR family transcriptional regulator encodes MKRLERTTGLFAFVRTVEAGSFSAAARIAGTTPSAVSKNVERLERRLGIKLFLRSTRSLALTTDGAAYYERIAPLLQALEEAGDALGEAGTARGRLRISLPGILGPILVDALTRDFMTRHPEIALEISITDRHVDLVREGYDVALRAGEVAATDWIARPLGTLPLVLVAAPAYLERAGVPASIDELREAAHIRYRLGARAYPIGFADGSRLAVDGAIDSDSGQAMRIAALNGAGIAPLLRAAVAGDLAAGRLVEVLPQKPLAAVPVQTLHAFGRFAPLRVRLFHDFVAAALAPHLLPR; translated from the coding sequence ATGAAGCGATTGGAACGCACGACCGGGCTCTTCGCCTTCGTCCGCACGGTCGAAGCCGGTTCGTTCAGCGCGGCGGCGCGGATCGCGGGGACGACGCCGTCGGCGGTCTCGAAGAATGTCGAGCGGCTCGAGCGGCGGCTGGGGATCAAGCTGTTCCTGCGCTCGACGCGTTCGCTCGCGCTGACCACCGATGGCGCCGCTTATTACGAACGCATCGCGCCGCTGCTCCAGGCGCTCGAGGAGGCGGGCGACGCGCTGGGCGAGGCGGGCACTGCACGCGGGCGGCTGCGGATCAGCCTGCCCGGCATTTTGGGACCGATCCTCGTCGATGCGCTCACGCGCGATTTCATGACGCGCCATCCCGAGATCGCGCTCGAGATCAGCATCACCGACCGGCATGTCGACCTGGTGCGCGAAGGCTATGACGTCGCGCTGCGCGCGGGTGAGGTCGCGGCGACCGACTGGATCGCGCGGCCGCTCGGCACGCTGCCGCTCGTCCTCGTCGCGGCGCCCGCCTATCTGGAGCGCGCGGGCGTGCCTGCGTCGATCGATGAACTCCGGGAAGCGGCGCATATCCGCTACCGGCTCGGCGCGCGCGCCTATCCGATCGGCTTTGCCGACGGGTCGCGGCTCGCCGTCGACGGCGCGATCGACAGCGATTCGGGCCAGGCGATGCGGATCGCCGCGCTGAACGGCGCCGGGATCGCGCCATTGCTCCGCGCCGCGGTCGCGGGCGATCTGGCGGCGGGGCGGCTGGTCGAAGTGCTGCCGCAAAAGCCGCTCGCCGCGGTGCCGGTGCAGACGCTGCACGCCTTCGGACGCTTCGCGCCGCTGCGCGTGCGCCTGTTCCACGATTTCGTCGCCGCCGCACTGGCGCCCCACCTGCTGCCGCGCTGA
- a CDS encoding SPFH domain-containing protein — MVETGTPALNRSREVRAATQSGYLMLFVWLALLGLAAWAAISNANAEVMVAWKWALVVVAGVVGLLILCGFYLINPNEAAAIQLFGAYKGTDRQEGLRWVLPWLTRKKIAVRANNVISDKIKVNDLRGNPIEMAAQVVWRVTDTAQALFDVDDYKEFVMAQIEAAVRSIGSRYPYDDIEHQEITLRGNHDEVGVELRKALIERLEVAGITVDECGLTHLAYAQEIAGAMLRRQQAEAVIAARKKLVEGAVTMVEMALTHLSEKNVVTLDDERKAAMVSNLMVVLCGERDTQPVVNTGSLY, encoded by the coding sequence ATGGTCGAAACAGGGACGCCCGCGCTGAACCGCAGCCGGGAGGTGCGCGCCGCGACGCAGAGCGGCTATCTGATGCTGTTCGTCTGGCTGGCGCTGCTCGGGCTCGCCGCCTGGGCGGCGATCAGCAACGCCAATGCCGAGGTCATGGTCGCGTGGAAATGGGCGCTGGTCGTCGTCGCGGGCGTCGTCGGCCTGCTGATCCTCTGCGGCTTTTACCTGATCAATCCGAACGAAGCCGCGGCGATCCAGCTGTTCGGCGCCTATAAAGGCACCGACCGCCAGGAAGGGCTGCGCTGGGTGCTGCCGTGGCTGACGCGCAAGAAGATCGCGGTGCGCGCGAACAATGTGATTTCGGACAAGATCAAGGTCAACGACCTGCGCGGCAACCCGATCGAAATGGCGGCGCAGGTCGTGTGGCGCGTCACCGACACCGCGCAGGCGCTGTTCGACGTCGACGATTACAAGGAATTCGTGATGGCGCAGATCGAGGCCGCGGTGCGTTCGATCGGTTCGCGCTATCCCTATGACGACATCGAGCATCAGGAAATCACACTGCGCGGCAACCATGACGAGGTCGGGGTCGAACTGCGCAAGGCGCTGATCGAGCGGCTCGAGGTCGCGGGCATCACCGTCGACGAATGCGGGTTGACCCACCTCGCCTATGCGCAGGAAATCGCAGGCGCGATGCTGCGCCGCCAGCAGGCCGAAGCGGTGATCGCGGCGCGCAAGAAGCTGGTCGAGGGCGCGGTGACGATGGTCGAGATGGCGCTCACCCACCTGTCGGAAAAGAATGTCGTCACCCTCGACGACGAGCGCAAGGCGGCGATGGTGTCGAACCTGATGGTCGTCCTCTGCGGCGAACGCGACACCCAGCCCGTCGTCAACACCGGCTCGCTCTATTGA
- a CDS encoding toxin-antitoxin system HicB family antitoxin, which translates to MAASAKKAFALRLDPALYAAIERLAAAELRSANAEIEVLLREALGRRGVSVRQSEAPKRGRPAKEAN; encoded by the coding sequence ATGGCTGCATCCGCCAAGAAAGCCTTTGCCCTCCGCCTCGATCCCGCGCTCTATGCCGCGATCGAGCGGCTGGCGGCGGCCGAATTGCGTAGCGCCAACGCCGAGATCGAGGTCCTGCTGCGCGAGGCGCTGGGGCGGCGCGGCGTGAGCGTCCGGCAATCGGAAGCTCCGAAGCGGGGCCGGCCGGCCAAGGAAGCGAACTGA
- the rpe gene encoding ribulose-phosphate 3-epimerase — protein sequence MTGSTTPVRIAPSILSADFAKLGEEVRAIETAGADWVHIDVMDGHYVPNLTIGPMVVKALRPHSSLPFDVHLMISPVDHFLDAFAAAGADIITVHPEAGPHIHRTVQHIKSLGKQAGVSLNPATPAKMLDYLIDEIDLVLIMSVNPGFGGQSFISSQLRKIEAVKKMIDKSGRDIRLEVDGGIDAATAPLAIAAGADVLVAGTATFKGGPDAYADNIRRLRGA from the coding sequence ATGACCGGCTCCACCACCCCCGTCCGTATCGCCCCTTCGATCCTGAGCGCTGATTTCGCGAAGCTGGGCGAGGAGGTGCGCGCGATCGAGACGGCGGGGGCCGACTGGGTGCATATCGACGTGATGGACGGCCATTATGTCCCCAATCTGACGATCGGACCGATGGTGGTGAAGGCGCTGCGGCCGCATTCGTCGCTGCCCTTCGACGTCCATCTGATGATCAGCCCCGTCGATCATTTCCTTGATGCCTTCGCCGCGGCGGGCGCCGACATCATCACCGTCCATCCCGAGGCGGGGCCGCACATCCACCGCACAGTCCAGCATATCAAATCGCTCGGCAAGCAGGCGGGCGTGTCGCTCAACCCCGCGACGCCAGCGAAAATGCTCGACTATTTGATCGACGAGATCGATCTCGTCCTGATCATGAGCGTCAACCCCGGATTCGGCGGCCAGAGCTTCATTTCGAGCCAGCTTCGCAAGATCGAAGCGGTTAAAAAGATGATCGACAAGTCGGGTCGCGACATCAGGCTCGAGGTCGATGGCGGCATCGATGCGGCGACCGCGCCGCTCGCCATAGCGGCGGGCGCCGATGTGCTGGTGGCGGGCACCGCGACCTTCAAGGGCGGGCCCGACGCTTACGCCGACAACATCCGGCGCCTGCGCGGAGCCTGA
- a CDS encoding heparinase II/III family protein: MEGRPLTSAPADPPLDPGADAAPLDDTIEPGKRLIRLPADKGLSLGDRVANAITRLTWRTPLHAFRLKGRFPLKLLGVPADPVPGDARAGTAIRAGHFLHRGLKLPLGELDFAALNVAPPFADYLHSFAWLRDLAATGTRADGAPIAEAVVRHWLGTHGETVSEPAWKADNTAWRILFWAAHAPLILSSSDLVYRSAVLNHLARAARHLDRVADKTRPGTGQMVAWVGIVAASLLMPGGEPRQVFGEAGLRKVLETSFYADGGNISRSPQAQLDAIMALSMLVKIYDMRRIEVPPFVQEVLARAVPALLGLVHSDGGMGSWQGSGATSAATVQAIVNASGVRTRPLKQARDWGYQRLVANKVVLLADAAPPPIARVTEAGCASTLAFELSDGDERIVVNCGGAALTGATIPADLARGLRTTAAHSTLTLGDANSTAILGSGSLGKGVTEVELDRRETPQGSRLEMSHDGYARRHGLIHRRLLILSPNGRELRGEDMLLPAPRTRRKGDKGFTMRFHLGRNISASLTADKLGALLRIHGGPLWQFRTSEGELTVEESLWVDGEGRPHPTEQLVVTGNAPAGGASVGWIFKHIG; encoded by the coding sequence ATGGAGGGGAGACCGCTGACTTCTGCCCCCGCCGACCCGCCGCTCGATCCCGGTGCCGACGCCGCGCCGCTCGACGACACGATCGAGCCTGGCAAGCGGCTGATCCGCCTGCCCGCCGACAAGGGGCTGTCGCTCGGCGACCGCGTCGCCAACGCGATCACGCGGCTGACTTGGCGCACCCCGCTCCACGCCTTTCGGCTGAAGGGGCGCTTTCCGCTCAAGCTGCTCGGCGTGCCGGCCGATCCGGTGCCGGGCGACGCGCGCGCGGGCACCGCGATCCGCGCCGGGCATTTCCTGCATCGCGGGCTGAAACTGCCGCTCGGCGAGCTCGACTTCGCGGCGCTCAATGTCGCGCCGCCCTTCGCCGACTATCTTCACAGCTTCGCCTGGCTGCGCGATCTCGCCGCGACCGGCACGCGCGCCGACGGCGCCCCGATCGCCGAGGCGGTCGTGCGCCACTGGCTCGGCACGCATGGCGAGACGGTGAGCGAACCCGCGTGGAAGGCCGACAACACCGCCTGGCGCATCCTCTTCTGGGCCGCGCACGCGCCGCTGATCCTGTCGTCGAGCGACCTCGTCTATCGCTCGGCGGTGCTCAACCATCTCGCGCGCGCGGCGCGCCACCTCGATCGCGTCGCCGACAAGACGCGGCCGGGCACGGGGCAGATGGTCGCGTGGGTCGGCATCGTCGCCGCGTCGCTCCTCATGCCCGGCGGCGAACCGCGGCAGGTCTTCGGCGAGGCGGGGCTGCGCAAGGTGCTTGAAACGAGCTTCTACGCCGACGGCGGCAATATCTCGCGCTCGCCGCAGGCGCAGCTCGACGCGATCATGGCGCTGTCGATGCTCGTCAAGATTTACGACATGCGCCGTATCGAGGTGCCGCCCTTCGTCCAGGAAGTGCTCGCGCGCGCGGTTCCCGCGCTGCTCGGCCTCGTCCACAGTGACGGCGGCATGGGCAGCTGGCAGGGCAGCGGCGCGACCTCCGCCGCCACCGTGCAGGCGATCGTGAACGCGAGCGGCGTGCGCACGCGCCCGCTCAAGCAGGCGCGCGACTGGGGTTACCAGCGGCTCGTCGCGAACAAGGTCGTGCTGCTCGCCGACGCGGCGCCGCCGCCGATCGCCCGCGTGACCGAGGCGGGCTGCGCCTCCACCCTCGCCTTCGAACTCAGCGACGGCGACGAACGGATCGTCGTCAATTGCGGCGGCGCGGCGCTGACCGGCGCAACGATCCCCGCCGACCTCGCGCGCGGCCTTCGCACCACCGCGGCGCATTCGACGCTGACGTTGGGCGACGCCAATTCGACCGCGATCCTCGGCAGCGGCTCGCTCGGCAAGGGGGTGACCGAAGTCGAGCTCGACCGGCGCGAGACGCCGCAGGGCAGCCGGCTCGAGATGAGCCACGACGGCTATGCGCGCCGCCACGGGCTGATCCACCGCCGCCTGCTGATCCTCTCGCCCAACGGGCGCGAGCTGCGCGGCGAGGACATGCTGCTCCCCGCCCCGCGCACACGGCGCAAGGGCGACAAGGGCTTCACGATGCGCTTTCATCTCGGGCGCAATATTTCGGCGAGCCTGACCGCCGACAAATTGGGCGCGCTGCTGCGCATCCACGGCGGTCCGCTCTGGCAATTCCGCACCTCCGAAGGCGAACTGACGGTCGAAGAAAGCCTGTGGGTCGACGGCGAAGGGCGGCCGCACCCGACCGAACAGCTCGTCGTCACCGGCAACGCGCCGGCGGGCGGCGCGAGCGTGGGGTGGATATTCAAGCATATCGGGTGA